From Primulina huaijiensis isolate GDHJ02 chromosome 15, ASM1229523v2, whole genome shotgun sequence, one genomic window encodes:
- the LOC140958903 gene encoding leucine-rich repeat protein 1-like: MGLTDLSVFVALALTIASASLVQGNSEGDALHALRRSLSDPDNVLQSWDPNLVCPCTWFHVTCNQDNQVTRLDLGNSNLFGHLVPELGKLEHLQYLELYKNNIQGTIPAELGNLKGLISLDLYNNNISGTIPPSLGKLKSLVFLRLNDNQLNGPIPRALASVSSLKVVDVSNNNLCGTIPTSGPFEHIPLDNFENNPRLEGPELQGLASYSTNCV; this comes from the exons ATGGGTCTGACAGATTTATCGGTTTTTGTCGCTCTCGCTCTAACTATTGCTTCAGCTTCACTGGTTCAAGGGAATTCTGAAGGGGACGCACTTCACGCACTTCGCCGGAGCTTGTCCGACCCGGATAACGTGCTACAGAGCTGGGATCCGAACCTCGTGTGTCCTTGTACTTGGTTCCATGTCACCTGCAACCAAGACAACCAAGTCACCCGCCT GGACCTTGGCAACTCAAATTTGTTTGGTCATCTTGTGCCTGAGCTTGGGAAACTGGAGCATCTCCAGTATCT AGAactttacaaaaataatattcaagGTACTATTCCTGCTGAGCTTGGTAATCTGAAGGGCTTGATAAGTTTGGATCTGTACAACAACAATATTTCAGGAACAATCCCTCCATCATTGGGAAAATTGAAATCCCTCGTCTTCTT GCGTCTGAACGACAATCAGCTAAATGGACCAATCCCAAGAGCACTGGCTAGTGTATCTAGCTTGAAAGTTGT GGATGTATCTAACAATAACTTGTGTGGCACAATTCCTACCTCTGGCCCATTCGAGCACATCCCCTTGGACAA CTTCGAGAACAACCCTCGCCTCGAAGGTCCTGAGCTGCAAGGACTTGCAAGTTATAGTACCAACTGCGTGTAA